In the genome of Campylobacter sp. RM16189, the window TAAGCTGCTTGGCGGGGTTGGAAGTTGTGGGCTTTTAGCGATTAGAAAATCGCTTATAGATAACTTTGAGCCTACTTTTGCAGCAGGCGGAACGGTGGCTTACGTAAGCAGGACGAGCCATCAGTTTGTAAAGAATTTCGAGCAGCTAGAAGAGGGCGGCACTCCGGGCATAATCCAAATGATAAGGGCAAATTTAGCCTACAAGCTTAGAAACGAGATCGGATTTGAGCGCATTAAAGAGCGTGAAGATGAATTAAACGAGCTGTTTGCAAACGAACTTGCAAATATCGATGACGTGATATGCTACTCGCCTAAAAATTTGGCTCGCGTGCCGATATTTGCATTTAATGTTAAAGGCATTTCGCCTTATGATTTTGCAGCAACTCTTAGCAATGACTACGGCATACAAACCCGAGCAGGATGTGCTTGTGCAGGACCTTACGGGCATGATTTGCTAAATTTAAAAGACAATCAAACCTTTGACAAAAAGCCCGGCTGGGTTAGAGTGAGCTTGCACTATACGCATACTAAAGACGATGTGCTTTATCTTATAAGCGCTATTAAAAAAAGTATTGAGAAACATAAAAACGTTTGGGGGGAGGAGCTTGCGCTTCACTCGATATTTGCGGGTAAAATTTGATAATTTACAAAAATCTGCTTAAGTTTTTGTAGTTTTCGCTTATGCTCTCAGGTCTATAAAGAGCCGAGATAACCGCGATAAGATCAACTTCCAGAGATAAAATTTGATCTATGTTTTGAGCGTTTATGCCGCCGATTACGCAGATGGGTATGTCTAAAATTTCTTTAGCCTGCAGTATGGTTTCAAAAGAGCACCTTATCGCGGCAGGCTTTGTAGGGCTTGAAAAAACGCTGCCAAATGCAACATAGCTTGCTCCTGCGTCTTGTGCTTTAATGGCTAAATTTATGTCGTTATAGCAGCTTGCACCGATAAACGCATCTTTGCCTAGAATTTCTCGCACAGCTTTTATATCGCCGTCATCTTTACCGATATGAACGTATTTAGCTCCTATTTTTTTAGCAAAAACAATATCATCGTTTATGATAAATTTTGCTCCAAAATCATCGCAAAGTTCTAAAAGCTTACGTACTAAAGCTTCGTTTTTAAAAGTTTTTTTGCTTCTGTATTGAAAATATTTGATGCCACACTCTAAAATTTCACGAGTTTGTCCTAAAATAGTTTCATCAGGTGTTAAAATATCATCGCTGATTGCGTAAATTTGAGCCAAATATCACCTCCTTGTTTATGTTACGGTTCATTCTCCAAAATCCCTTCCGAAATCCTCTCCAAACTGCTTGCGAAACTCTATTATGATCTTTGGCTTTTCTTCTTCTAGTGTTTTTGTAGAGTTTATCTCTTTTGGCTTTTCCGGTTCTTTTGCTTCAGACTTTTTACCGCTTAGGCACTCAAAAATTTTAGGGAATTTCTTCTCGATTTCACTCTTTTTTTTATCAGGTTTTATCTTTTTATACTCTTTTGTTTTTGGTATTGCAAGTGAATATTTTACGAGAGTCTTGTTTAAAATTTTACTCTCATTGCTCACTTCGCAGAGCCATCTATCTCTTAAGCTTTTATCGGACGATATATAGAAATTTTGTCCCGGTTTGATAAATTTATAGATTTGATCTTTGTAAAAGATATTAAATTCTTCAATTAACTTTTTATCTTTTGTGCATTTTTGAACATCGTAAAGCTTAATTCCATATAGCTTGCAAGGGGCTGTTTTAAGGATATTTATTCTAAAAATAAAGGTGTCTTCAATCTTTTCCGTAAAAAGAGCCACCACTCTTTCTTTGGCAAAAATTTGTACTTGAAATATAAAAAATAGAGATAGAAGAGTCGCGCAACCTTTAAAGTTCGATTTAAAAATCGCGCGAAAATTCATTATTTAAGATCGTATTTTTCTAAAAGCTTGTCGTAAGTTCCATCTTTTTTGATCTCGTCAAGAGCGACATTTATCTTCTCTATAAGCTCTTTATGTTTATCTTTATCAAATGCCATAGAAAAGCCTTCGCTTCCGTCAGATTCTTTAAAAAACTCCACTAGATCAGGATTTTGTTTTAGGTATCCGTATCCTATGGAGCTATCAAGTATTACAGCATCCATCTTTCCGGCTTTTAGACCAAGGATTAGTGGTACAGTCTCTTCTGCAGGCACAACCTTCGCTCCGTCTATATCTTTTGCTGCGATTTCTTGCACGGTTCCTAGTTGAGCGCCTATTTTTTTGCCTTTAAGGCTTTTTTTATCTGTTATCTTATTGTTACTTTTTTTCTTCAGATATATATTTTCTGTAGAATAGTAAGATTTTGTAAAATCTATAGATTTTCTTCTCTCGTCGGTAGCGCTCATGGCACTCGCAACACCATCTATTTTGCCTGCTTTAAGAGCCGGTATTATACCATCAAAACTCATATTAACGAATTTATACTCAAATCCTGCTCTTTTTGATAGTTCTTGAACCAAGTCTATATCAAAACCAGTGATTTTATTTTGATCGTTTATAAATTCAAATGGTGGATAGTTGGCAGCTGTACCTATTTTAAGCTCGGCAGCTCCAAGCCAAACAAAAGACGCTAAAAACAAAGCAAACAATTTTTTCATGCATACTCCTTTTAAAATTTTCTAATTATAATACAATAAATTTAATGATTTAGAACTTTACTTAAAAATTCTTTTAAACGTTGATTTTGTGGGTTTTCAAAGACATTTTTAGGCTTATCGTCCACAGTGATTCTGCCTCCATCCATGAAAAATATTCTATTTGCAACATTTCTTGCAAAGCCCATCTCATGCGTAACTACAAGCATTGTGATGCCTTTTGAGGCCACATCTCTCATTATATCAAGCACCTCTCCTATCATCTCCGGGTCAAGCGCTGATGTAGGTTCGTCAAACAGTATCACCTCGGGATTCATCGCCAAGGCTCTAGCTATTGCTATACGCTGCTTTTGACCACCTGAGAGCTTATGAGGAAAAGCCTCTTTTTTATCACTTAACCCTACGCTTTTAAGTAGCTCAAGCGCTTTTTTCTCCGCATCCTCTTGGCTCATTAGACCTGTTTTAATAGGTGCTAGAGTCAAATTTTCTAAAACATTTTTATTTGCAAATAGGTTAAAGTGCTGAAAGACCATGCTTACTTTTTGGCGAATTTTATTAATATCTGCTTTTTTGCTTAGTATATCTTCACCGTTTATCTTGATGTGTCCACTTGTTGGCTCTTCAAGACGGTTTATGCAACGTAAAAAGGTACTTTTACCTCCACCACTAGGACCTATTATGGCTATTACTTCGCCTTGTTTGATATCTACATTTATATCTTTTAAAACTTGCAGATCGCCGTAATTTTTATTTAAATTTCTAATCTCAATCATGTCTATTTAGCCTCTCTTCAAGCTTTTTGGCTAGGAATGAAAGTGTTTTAATGCTCACGTAATAGACCACTCCTGTGAAAATTATCGGCTTTGGATTATAAAATACTGCTTGTAGGCTTTTGCTCTGCATTGTAATATCAACTACGCTAATAAATCCAACTACCGATGTCTCTTTAAAAAGTGAGATAAATTCATTCGCAAGAGCCGGCAGGATATTTTTGGTTGCCTGAGGGAAAACCACCTCTCTCATTGATATGCCGTAGTTTAGCCCCATTGCGCGAGCCGCTTCCATTTGACCTTTATCTACGCTATTTACTCCGCCTCTTACTATTTCGGCTACATATGCGGAGCTGTTTAGTCCAAGAGCTATTATGGCTACGTAAAAGTTATCGCTCCACGTAGCGAAAATCACTACGGAAAATATTAAGAGCTGTAATAGTATAGGTGTTCCACGCAATATATCTATATATTCATCGATTATAAAATTTAAAATTTTGATATTTAAAAATTTTAAAAACGCTAGAGTAAAACCTAACGCTATTCCTATTAAAATTCCGCCTGATGCAAGACCTAGAGTTACACCGTAGCTTTTAAGATAAGCCATACGTTGAATTTCGTTCATTTCGGTAGGGTAAAAGTAGTATGTGCCAAATCCTACTATAAAAATAAAGAATAAAAATTTAAAAAATCTCTCGTTCAATTTTTTACCTTTTTAAAGTGAAACATAAAACGTAGAATATACAAAAAAAATAATATTTTTTTGCTTAAGTTGGGTTACTTTTTCGTAGAGAAGATGCTGAAATTTTTAAATAAATACTCCATATTTTTTAAATTTTAATAAATTAAATGCTACTATACTATTTTTAAATTTTATTACAGGGGCTTGATTTATGGAGTTTAGCGCTTATATTGCGATTGCTATATATTTTGGATTTTTGCTTGTAGTGGGCAAATATGCTTATGACAAAAACGCCAGCATGAACGAATATTTGCTGGATAATCGCCGCTTAGGTCCCGTTGTGACTGCTCTTAGCGCAGGAGCTAGCGATATGAGCGGTTGGATGTTGCTAGGGCTTCCAGGAGCGCTTTATGCTACAGGGCTTGCCAATGCGTGGATAGCCATAGGGCTTACTATCGGAGCTTATTGTAATTATCGCTTTTTAGCAAAAAGACTTCGCGTATATACCGAGGTTGCTAGCGATAGTATCACTATTCCTGACTTTTTAGAAAATCGTTTTAAAGACAACACAAAGATACTTAGGATAGTTTCCGGACTGATTATTCTTGTATTCTTTACGTTATATGTTAGTAGTGGAATAATCGCGGGCGGAAAGAGCTTTGAGAGTTTTTTCGGGCTTGATTTCAAGATAGGCGCTATATTTACACTTTTTATAGTTGTTTTTTATACTTTTTTTGGAGGATTTAAGGCTGTTTGCATAACAGACGCATTTCAGGGCACGCTAATGTTTTTAGTTTTGGTTTTGGTGCCTACTGTTGCATTTTTTAATCTGAATTTACCAGATGGTGCCAGTTTGTGGAGCGAGATTAGCAAGTATAGTAAAGATCATCTCGATATATTTTATAATCAGAATTTTTTAAGCGTTTTGGGTCTTATGGCTTGGGGGCTTGGATACTTCGGACAACCTCACATCATAGTGCGCTTTATGGCGATAAGAAGTTCAGCAGAGCTTGCTCAAGCACGCAGGATAGGTATCGGCTGGATGGCTTTGGGATTAATAGGAGCCATGATGAGCGGACTTATAGGCTTTGTATACTATAGTCAATTAGGAGCTCCGCTAAAAGATCCAGAAACTGTATTTTTAAAGCTTGGAGAGACGCTTTTTCACCCATTTATAGTAGGAGTTATTATCTCTGCCGTACTTTCGGCTATCATGAGTACCATTTCAAGCCAGC includes:
- the thiE gene encoding thiamine phosphate synthase; its protein translation is MAQIYAISDDILTPDETILGQTREILECGIKYFQYRSKKTFKNEALVRKLLELCDDFGAKFIINDDIVFAKKIGAKYVHIGKDDGDIKAVREILGKDAFIGASCYNDINLAIKAQDAGASYVAFGSVFSSPTKPAAIRCSFETILQAKEILDIPICVIGGINAQNIDQILSLEVDLIAVISALYRPESISENYKNLSRFL
- a CDS encoding basic amino acid ABC transporter substrate-binding protein, translating into MKKLFALFLASFVWLGAAELKIGTAANYPPFEFINDQNKITGFDIDLVQELSKRAGFEYKFVNMSFDGIIPALKAGKIDGVASAMSATDERRKSIDFTKSYYSTENIYLKKKSNNKITDKKSLKGKKIGAQLGTVQEIAAKDIDGAKVVPAEETVPLILGLKAGKMDAVILDSSIGYGYLKQNPDLVEFFKESDGSEGFSMAFDKDKHKELIEKINVALDEIKKDGTYDKLLEKYDLK
- a CDS encoding amino acid ABC transporter ATP-binding protein; protein product: MIEIRNLNKNYGDLQVLKDINVDIKQGEVIAIIGPSGGGKSTFLRCINRLEEPTSGHIKINGEDILSKKADINKIRQKVSMVFQHFNLFANKNVLENLTLAPIKTGLMSQEDAEKKALELLKSVGLSDKKEAFPHKLSGGQKQRIAIARALAMNPEVILFDEPTSALDPEMIGEVLDIMRDVASKGITMLVVTHEMGFARNVANRIFFMDGGRITVDDKPKNVFENPQNQRLKEFLSKVLNH
- a CDS encoding amino acid ABC transporter permease, whose product is MNERFFKFLFFIFIVGFGTYYFYPTEMNEIQRMAYLKSYGVTLGLASGGILIGIALGFTLAFLKFLNIKILNFIIDEYIDILRGTPILLQLLIFSVVIFATWSDNFYVAIIALGLNSSAYVAEIVRGGVNSVDKGQMEAARAMGLNYGISMREVVFPQATKNILPALANEFISLFKETSVVGFISVVDITMQSKSLQAVFYNPKPIIFTGVVYYVSIKTLSFLAKKLEERLNRHD
- the putP gene encoding sodium/proline symporter PutP, translated to MEFSAYIAIAIYFGFLLVVGKYAYDKNASMNEYLLDNRRLGPVVTALSAGASDMSGWMLLGLPGALYATGLANAWIAIGLTIGAYCNYRFLAKRLRVYTEVASDSITIPDFLENRFKDNTKILRIVSGLIILVFFTLYVSSGIIAGGKSFESFFGLDFKIGAIFTLFIVVFYTFFGGFKAVCITDAFQGTLMFLVLVLVPTVAFFNLNLPDGASLWSEISKYSKDHLDIFYNQNFLSVLGLMAWGLGYFGQPHIIVRFMAIRSSAELAQARRIGIGWMALGLIGAMMSGLIGFVYYSQLGAPLKDPETVFLKLGETLFHPFIVGVIISAVLSAIMSTISSQLLVSASSVTKDFVFAFYKKELDEKVQVAFGRYAVVAVALTATFIAFFSDDSVLSVVGNAWAGFGASFGPVILFSLYWKRMSALAALAGMIVGGATVIIWIMLGLSSEIYEILPGFIASSIAIVIISLWGDAIDKMTNEPNSKIVQDEFEKMKTRL